In Silene latifolia isolate original U9 population chromosome 3, ASM4854445v1, whole genome shotgun sequence, a single window of DNA contains:
- the LOC141646249 gene encoding transcription repressor OFP13, giving the protein MGLKVKLLPSRFKVPSCTQQPKTSSFRLTATMKDDIFKTINSVYLDHESDSVETPDSWFTHSSELGSLGSASDEYDESSMSISGDSHLEDIVRGAQQSSSANHRLLFDPTAQQDSPKLGPRMSKVKSTEGSDVRKLTSSKTTQTRSSSNNINNVGYKESVAMCMESEDPYEDFKRSMEEMVESLKVRDDWEELEELLGWYLKVNGKKHHGYIISAFIDLLAQINIDAKNSSYSSSSDESSSDINSSSDCKNENVRSTTLFCSATSSLTSSCGNSTPDHL; this is encoded by the coding sequence ATGGGATTGAAAGTGAAACTTCTTCCATCACGTTTCAAAGTTCCATCATGCACTCAACAACCAAAAACGTCCTCGTTTCGACTGACAGCAACGATGAAAGATGACATTTTCAAGACGATCAACTCGGTGTACTTGGACCACGAGTCAGACTCGGTAGAGACACCTGACTCGTGGTTTACGCACTCGTCCGAGCTTGGCAGCTTGGGGTCAGCAAGTGATGAGTACGACGAGTCATCCATGTCCATTTCCGGAGACAGCCATCTCGAGGATATCGTCCGTGGGGCCCAACAATCGTCCTCGGCCAATCATCGTCTCTTATTTGACCCTACGGCCCAGCAGGATTCTCCTAAGCTGGGGCCCAGAATGAGTAAGGTCAAAAGTACTGAGGGATCAGATGTACGCAAACTTACCAGTAGTAAAACTACACAAACacgtagtagtagtaataatattaataatgtgGGGTATAAGGAGAGTGTGGCAATGTGTATGGAGAGTGAAGACCCATATGAAGATTTCAAGAGATCAATGGAGGAAATGGTGGAAAGTTTGAAAGTGAGGGATGATTGGGAAGAATTGGAGGAGTTGTTAGGGTGGTACTTAAAGGTAAATGGTAAAAAACATCATGGCTACATAATTAGTGCTTTTATTGATTTACTTGCTCAAATTAATATTGATGCTAAAAATAGTAGTTATTCTAGTAGTAGTGATGAATCTTCAAGTGATATTAATAGTAGTAGTGATTGTAAAAATGAAAATGTTAGGTCAACTACTTTATTTTGTTCGGCTACTTCGTCTTTGACTTCCTCTTGTGGTAATTCTACTCCCGATCATTTGTAA